Proteins encoded by one window of Cervus canadensis isolate Bull #8, Minnesota chromosome 18, ASM1932006v1, whole genome shotgun sequence:
- the LOC122421334 gene encoding transcription intermediary factor 1-beta-like — protein SRKSTAPRLGAQTLQTGVKRPRSGDGEVSGLMRKVPRVSLERLDLDLTADSQPPVFKVFPGSTTEDYNLIVIERGAAAAAAGQPGTAPSGVPGAPPLPGMAIVKEEETEAAIGAPPAATEGPETKPVLMALGEGPGAEGPRLASPSGSTSSGLEVVAPEGTSAPAGGPGSLYDSGTICRVCQKPGDLVMCNQCEFCFHLDCHLPALQDVPGEEWSCSLCHVLPDLKEEDGSLNLDGGDSTRVVAKLSPANQQKCERVLLALFCHEPCRPLHQLATDSTFSRDQPGGTLDLTLIQARLQEKLSPPYSSPQEFAQDVGRMFKQFNKLTEDKADVQSIIGLQRFFETRMNEAFGDTKFSAVLVEPPPLSLPGAGLSAQDLSSGPGEGP, from the coding sequence TCAAGAAAAAGTACAGCGCCAAGGCTCGGAGCACAAACTCTGCAGACAGGTGTGAAGCGGCCCCGCTCAGGTGACGGCGAGGTGAGTGGCCTCATGCGCAAGGTGCCACGGGTGAGCCTCGAACGCCTGGACTTGGATCTCACGGCTGACAGCCAGCCACCAGTCTTCAAGGTCTTCCCAGGCAGCACCACTGAAGATTACAACCTCATCGTCATTGAGCGAggtgctgctgccgctgctgctggcCAGCCTGGGACTGCGCCCTCAGGGGTCCCTGGGGCCCCTCCCCTGCCGGGAATGGCCATTGTCAAGGAGGAAGAAACAGAGGCTGCCATTGGAGCTCCGCCTGCTGCCACCGAGGGCCCGGAGACCAAGCCTGTGTTGATGGCCTTGGGGGAGGGCCCTGGTGCAGAGGGTCCCCGCCTGGCTTCACCCAGTGGCAGCACCAGCTCAGGTCTGGAGGTGGTGGCTCCAGAGGGCACCTCAGCCCCAGCTGGTGGCCCAGGTTCCCTGTATGACAGTGGAACCATCTGCCGTGTCTGCCAGAAGCCAGGTGACCTGGTCATGTGCAACCAGTGCGAGTTCTGCTTCCACCTGGACTGCCACCTGCCTGCCCTACAGGATGTGCCAGGGGAGGAGTGGAGCTGCTCTCTCTGCCATGTGCTGCCCGACCTGAAGGAGGAGGATGGCAGCCTGAACCTGGATGGGGGGGATAGTACCAGAGTGGTGGCCAAGCTCTCACCAGCCAACCAGCAGAAGTGTGAGCGTGTTCTGCTGGCCCTCTTTTGCCATGAGCCCTGCCGGCCTCTGCACCAGCTGGCTACTGACTCCACCTTCTCCCGGGATCAGCCTGGGGGCACCCTGGACTTGACCCTTATCCAAGCCCGCCTCCAGGAGAAGCTGTCGCCCCCCTACAGCTCCCCCCAGGAGTTTGCCCAGGATGTGGGCCGCATGTTCAAGCAGTTCAACAAGCTGACTGAGGACAAGGCCGACGTGCAGTCCATCATTGGCCTGCAGCGCTTCTTTGAGACTCGCATGAAT